One Geotrypetes seraphini chromosome 15, aGeoSer1.1, whole genome shotgun sequence genomic window carries:
- the LOC117349223 gene encoding serine-rich adhesin for platelets-like: MESLTSQTSTIPVSLSTVTGTEETASRGTSAPFSTASVSKPSASSSTVLFSTSEFSHATEILPPVSPTSSFSTSSLSASSSPVPLTTSITSFTESTPKGPFTTERSSLVTSFATSESSTYAFISTTLKEEPSTLTSASSSSTHVSKEISTTPSSPSTITETSAVTRFHSTAPFTSFSTQSQLTTLPTSLASGTTVFSESTESQSSSPLSEMTPSSSSIRPEFSTVTETTPTVSSHSSAFSEPASTQESFSSQTSVSPFTTMSLTGTQERASTETLVPQSSSSASDTMPSASTSMSPSPESSKVTETSTASFTSSAIPSLIYSTRPLTESSSPLYSTTAFTRFSGSTPELSSPTESFSTISSLSTSEHASSTFRTSSSTSAAETNSSGSTSRPYTPESSNVMESSTTSFPSTAMPSTNYSKTPFTHSSLPQYSTTAFTSISATTLEQSSATEPSRTTSSFSTSQSAAKTAVTTSTTEESSTLTSTSGSSATFSEVTSYSASSHSAGSQTSLVTEIPSSAQSRPFSTHSTLTAPHSTQTSESTLSTGSTQSLSTSTVSERTSSTSTNTQEPSRTTGTTLTASSHFSTPSESATSMESLTSQTSTIPVSLSTVTGTEETASRGTSAPFSTASVSKPSASSSTVLFSTSEFSHATEILPPVSPTSSFSTSSLSASSSPVPLTTSITSFTESTPKGPFTTERSSLVTSFATSESSTYPFISTTLKEEPSTLTSASSSSTHVSKEISTTPSSPSTITETSAVTRFHSTTPFTSFSTQSQLTTLPTSLASGTTVFSESTESQSSSPLSEMTPSSSSSRPEFSTVTETTPTVSSHSSAFSEPASTQESFSSQTSVSPFTTMSLTGTQERASTETLVPQSSSSASDTMPSASTSMSPSPESSKVTETSTASFTSSAIPSLIYSTRPLTESSSPLYSTTAFTRFSGSTPELSSPTESFSTISSLSTSEHASSTFRTSSSTSAAETNSSGSTSRPYTPESSNVMESSTTSFPSTAMPSTNYSKTPFTHSSLPQYSTTAFTSISATTLEQSSATEPSRTTSSFSTSQSAAKTAVTTSTTEESSTLTSTSGSSATFSEVTSYSASSHSAGSQTSLVTEIPSSAQSRPFSTHSTLTAPHSTQTSESTLSTGSTQSLSTSTVSERTSSTSTNTQEPTRTTGTTLTASSHFSTPSESATSMESLTSQTSTIPVSLSTVTGTEETASRGTSAPFSTASVSKPSASSSTVLFSTSEFSHATEILPPVSPTSSFSTSSLSASSSPVPLTTSITSFTESTPKGPFTTERSSLVTSFATSESSTYPFISTTLKEEPSTLTSASSSSTHVSKEISTTPSSPSTITETSAVTRFHSTDALYFF, encoded by the exons ATGGAATCCTTGACTTCACAGACATCTACAATACCAGTTTCCTTATCTACAGTCACTGGTACTGAAGAAACGGCTTCCAGAGGCACATCTGCACCCTTCTCCACAGCCTCTGTCTCAAAACCCAGTGCTTCCAGCTCCACAGTCCTCTTTAGCACATCAGAGTTCTCCCATGCCACAGAGATATTGCCACCTGTTAGTCCTACCAGCAGTTTTTCAACATCCTCACTCAGTGCGTCAtcctccccagtacctttaacCACCTCTATCACGAGCTTTACAGAAAGCACACCGAAGGGACCTTTTACTACTGAAAGGTCTTCATTGGTAACCTCCTTTGCCACCTCAGAGAGCAGTACTTATGCTTTTATCTCTACAACTCTGAAAGAAGAGCCATCAACACTCACATCGGCTTCTTCATCCAGTACCCATGTCTCAAAAGAGATTTCCACCACTCCATCCTCCCCCAGCACAATTACCGAAACAAGCGCAGTGACACGATTCCACTCGACTGCGCCCTTTACTTCTTTTAGCACACAATCTCAACTGACGACGCTTCCAACCAGCTTAGCTTCCGGAACCACAGTCTTCAGTGAATCAACAGAAAGTCAGTCCAGCAGTCCTCTTTCTGAAATGACCCCTTCAAGTTCTTCAATCCGTCCAGAATTTTCCACTGTCACAGAAACCACCCCTACAGTTTCATCACATTCTAGCGCATTCTCTGAACCTGCTTCAACTCAAGAATCCTTTTCTTCTCAGACATCAGTGTCACCCTTTACAACAATGTCACTCACCGGTACACAAGAAAGAGCATCGACCGAGACATTGGTACctcaatcctcctcctctgcctcggACACCATGCCCTCTGCATCCACATCTATGTCCCCTTCGCCAGAGTCCTCCAAAGTGACAGAGACTTCAACAGCAAGCTTCACATCTTCTGCTATTCCTTCTCTTATTTATTCAACAAGACCTCTCACTGAATCATCCTCACCATTGTACTCAACAACTGCATTCACAAGGTTTTCTGGAAGTACGCCAGAGCTGTCTTCCCCTACTGAATCTTTCAGCACCATATCCTCTCTTTCCACGTCAGAGCATGCTAGTAGTACTTTTAGGACATCTTCCTCAACTTCTGCCGCAGAGACCAATTCTTCTGGATCCACATCTAGGCCCTATACACCAGAGTCCTCCAATGTGATGGAAAGTTCAACAACAAGCTTTCCATCTACTGCTATGCCTTCTACTAATTATTCGAAAACACCTTTTACCCATTCCTCATTACCCCAGTACTCAACAACAGCATTCACCAGCATTTCTGCAACCACACTGGAGCAATCTTCTGCTACTGAGCCTTCTAGGACCACATCCTCCTTTTCCACTTCACAGAGTGCTGCGAAGACTGCTGTGACAACCTCCACTACAGAAGAGTCCTCCACACTCACATCGACATCTGGATCCAGTGCTACATTCTCAGAAGTTACTTCCTATTCTGCGTCATCCCACAGTGCAGGGAGCCAAACAAGTTTAGTGACAGAGATTCCATCTTCAGCTCAAAGTAGGCCTTTCAGCACACATTCAACACTAACAGCCCCCCATTCCACGCAGACCTCTGAATCAACACTTTCAACAGGATCCACTCAGAGTCTGTCCACCAGCACTGTGTCTGAGAGGACCTCTTCCACATCGACAAATACTCAGGAGCCATCCCGCACTACGGGAACAACACTTACAGCTTCATcccatttcagcaccccctctgaAAGTGCGACATCAATGGAATCCTTGACTTCACAGACATCTACAATACCAGTTTCCTTATCTACAGTCACTGGTACTGAAGAAACGGCTTCCAGAGGCACATCTGCACCCTTCTCCACAGCCTCTGTCTCAAAACCCAGTGCTTCCAGCTCCACAGTCCTCTTTAGCACATCAGAGTTCTCCCATGCCACAGAGATATTGCCACCTGTTAGTCCTACCAGCAGTTTTTCAACATCCTCACTCAGTGCGTCAtcctccccagtacctttaacCACCTCAATCACGAGCTTTACAGAAAGCACACCGAAGGGACCTTTTACTACTGAAAGGTCTTCATTGGTAACTTCCTTTGCCACCTCAGAGAGCAGTACTTATCCTTTTATCTCTACAACTCTGAAAGAAGAGCCATCAACACTCACATCGGCTTCTTCATCCAGTACCCATGTCTCAAAAGAGATTTCCACCACTCCATCCTCCCCCAGCACAATTACCGAAACAAGCGCAGTGACACGATTC CACTCGACTACGCCCTTTACTTCTTTTAGCACACAATCTCAACTGACGACGCTTCCAACCAGCTTAGCTTCCGGAACCACAGTCTTCAGTGAATCAACAGAAAGTCAGTCCAGCAGTCCTCTTTCTGAAATGACCCCTTCAAGTTCTTCAAGCCGTCCAGAATTTTCCACTGTCACAGAAACCACCCCTACAGTTTCATCACATTCTAGCGCATTCTCTGAACCTGCTTCAACTCAAGAATCCTTTTCTTCTCAGACATCAGTGTCACCCTTTACAACAATGTCACTCACCGGTACACAAGAAAGAGCATCGACCGAGACATTGGTACctcaatcctcctcctctgcctcggACACCATGCCCTCTGCATCCACATCTATGTCCCCTTCGCCAGAGTCCTCCAAAGTGACAGAGACTTCAACAGCAAGCTTCACATCTTCTGCTATTCCTTCTCTTATTTATTCAACAAGACCTCTCACTGAATCATCCTCACCATTGTACTCAACAACTGCATTCacaaggttttctggaagcacgcCAGAGCTGTCTTCCCCTACTGAATCTTTCAGCACCATATCCTCTCTTTCCACGTCAGAGCATGCTAGCAGTACTTTTAGGACATCTTCCTCAACTTCTGCCGCAGAGACCAATTCTTCTGGATCCACATCTAGGCCCTATACACCAGAGTCCTCCAATGTGATGGAGAGTTCAACAACAAGCTTTCCATCTACTGCTATGCCTTCTACTAATTATTCGAAAACACCTTTTACCCATTCCTCATTACCCCAGTACTCAACAACAGCATTCACCAGCATTTCTGCAACCACACTGGAGCAATCTTCTGCTACTGAGCCTTCTAGGACCACATCCTCCTTTTCCACTTCACAGAGTGCTGCGAAGACTGCTGTGACGACCTCCACTACAGAAGAGTCCTCCACACTCACATCGACATCTGGATCCAGTGCTACATTCTCAGAAGTTACTTCCTATTCTGCGTCATCCCACAGTGCAGGGAGCCAAACAAGTTTAGTGACAGAGATTCCATCTTCAGCTCAAAGTAGGCCTTTCAGCACACATTCAACACTAACAGCCCCCCATTCCACGCAGACCTCTGAATCAACACTTTCAACAGGATCCACTCAGAGTCTGTCCACCAGCACTGTGTCTGAGAGGACCTCTTCCACATCGACAAATACTCAGGAGCCAACCCGCACTACGGGAACAACACTTACAGCTTCATcccatttcagcaccccctctgaAAGTGCGACATCAATGGAATCCTTGACTTCACAGACATCTACAATACCAGTTTCCTTATCTACAGTCACTGGTACTGAAGAAACGGCTTCCAGAGGCACATCTGCACCCTTCTCCACAGCCTCTGTCTCAAAACCCAGTGCTTCCAGCTCCACAGTCCTCTTTAGCACATCAGAGTTCTCCCATGCCACAGAGATATTGCCACCTGTTAGTCCTACCAGCAGTTTTTCAACATCCTCACTCAGTGCGTCAtcctccccagtacctttaacCACCTCAATCACGAGCTTTACAGAAAGCACACCGAAGGGACCTTTTACTACTGAAAGGTCTTCATTGGTAACTTCCTTTGCCACCTCAGAGAGCAGTACTTATCCTTTTATCTCTACAACTCTGAAAGAAGAGCCATCAACACTCACATCGGCTTCTTCATCCAGTACCCATGTCTCAAAAGAGATTTCCACCACTCCATCCTCCCCCAGCACAATTACCGAAACAAGCGCAGTGACACGATTCCACTCGACTGACGCCCTTTACTTCTTTTAG